The Candidatus Eisenbacteria bacterium genome window below encodes:
- a CDS encoding heavy metal translocating P-type ATPase encodes MREEAAWSARDPVCGMRVDPARAPATVSHGGTRYYFCAPHCAERFRAEPARYLGGAVAPAPPASADAIYTCPMHPEVRQGGPGSCPICGMALEPLSATAAEDDGELRDLTRRFWVSLALTVPVVLLGMGEMFGLHPRPLVQLVLATPVVAWGAAPFFARGWASIVRRQTNMFTLIAIGTGTAYVHSVLATLAPQLFPESFRGHGGVVPVYFEAAAVITTLVLLGQVLELRARRRTGGAIRALLDLRPPTARRLGDGGEREVPLDAVAVGDLLRVRPGEKVPVDGVVVEGTSAVDESMVTGEAMPIAKVSGSRVIGATVNGTGSFVMRAERVGEETLLAQIVRVVGEAQRSRAPVQDLADRVAARFVPAVLVIAAATFVVWAAVGPAPRLAYALVAAVAVLIIACPCALGLATPMSIMVATGRGAQAGVLVRNAEALERLAAVDTLVLDKTGTLTVGRPEVVGVEVRRPDDADTVLRLAASIEQQSEHPLAGAIVRAAESRGLPPAHALEFAAVPGKGASGRVGAARVVVGTAAFLAERGIDPAPLEAQARVRRERGETVVLVGVDGAAAGVVALADPVKPTTPDALARLRADGLRIVMLTGDAEATARNVAARLGITEVIAGVLPDGKAEAIRRLAADGRTVAMAGDGINDAPALAAAAVGIAMGTGTDVAIESAGVTLVHGDLLGIVRARRLAQATMRNIRQNLTFAFGYNALAIPLAAGVLYPLVGWLLSPMIASATMSLSSVSVIANALRLRRVDL; translated from the coding sequence ATGCGGGAAGAAGCCGCGTGGTCGGCGCGCGATCCGGTGTGCGGGATGCGCGTCGACCCGGCGAGGGCGCCCGCGACCGTATCGCACGGCGGGACGCGATACTATTTTTGCGCTCCGCACTGCGCGGAGCGGTTCCGTGCCGAGCCGGCACGCTATCTCGGAGGGGCGGTCGCCCCGGCACCGCCGGCCAGCGCGGACGCGATCTACACCTGCCCGATGCATCCAGAGGTCCGCCAGGGCGGACCAGGGAGCTGTCCCATCTGCGGCATGGCGCTGGAGCCGCTCTCCGCCACGGCGGCCGAGGACGACGGCGAGCTACGCGATCTCACGCGTCGCTTCTGGGTGAGCCTCGCTCTCACGGTGCCGGTCGTGCTCCTCGGCATGGGCGAGATGTTCGGCCTGCATCCGCGTCCGCTCGTGCAGCTCGTGCTGGCGACGCCGGTCGTCGCGTGGGGCGCGGCCCCGTTCTTCGCCCGTGGCTGGGCGTCGATCGTGCGGCGCCAGACGAACATGTTCACGCTGATCGCGATCGGCACGGGGACGGCCTACGTCCACAGCGTGCTCGCGACGCTGGCGCCGCAGCTCTTCCCGGAATCGTTCCGCGGCCACGGCGGTGTGGTGCCGGTCTACTTCGAGGCGGCAGCCGTCATCACGACGCTCGTGCTCCTGGGCCAGGTGCTCGAGCTGCGTGCGCGGCGGCGGACGGGCGGCGCCATCCGGGCGCTGCTGGATCTCCGGCCGCCGACGGCGCGGCGCCTCGGCGACGGCGGCGAGCGAGAGGTTCCGCTCGACGCGGTCGCGGTCGGCGACCTGCTGCGCGTGCGGCCGGGCGAGAAGGTCCCCGTCGACGGGGTCGTGGTCGAGGGGACGAGCGCCGTCGACGAGTCGATGGTGACGGGCGAGGCCATGCCGATCGCGAAGGTCTCCGGCTCGCGCGTGATCGGCGCGACCGTGAACGGGACCGGGAGCTTCGTCATGCGGGCCGAGCGGGTGGGCGAGGAGACGCTGCTCGCGCAGATCGTGCGCGTCGTCGGCGAGGCGCAGCGCAGCCGCGCGCCGGTCCAGGACCTGGCCGACCGGGTGGCGGCGCGCTTCGTTCCCGCCGTGCTCGTGATCGCGGCCGCGACGTTCGTCGTATGGGCGGCGGTCGGACCCGCGCCCCGCCTGGCGTACGCCCTGGTCGCCGCCGTCGCGGTGCTCATCATCGCCTGTCCGTGCGCGCTCGGCCTCGCGACGCCGATGTCGATCATGGTCGCGACCGGACGCGGGGCGCAGGCGGGAGTCCTTGTCCGAAACGCCGAGGCGCTCGAGCGCCTCGCCGCCGTCGACACGCTCGTGCTCGACAAGACCGGCACCCTCACGGTCGGGCGGCCGGAGGTGGTCGGGGTCGAGGTGCGGCGTCCCGACGACGCCGACACGGTCCTGCGCCTCGCCGCCAGCATCGAGCAGCAGAGCGAGCATCCGCTCGCCGGCGCGATCGTGCGGGCGGCCGAGTCACGCGGCCTTCCGCCCGCGCACGCCCTCGAGTTCGCGGCGGTGCCGGGCAAGGGCGCGAGCGGCCGCGTCGGTGCGGCGCGCGTCGTCGTCGGCACGGCGGCATTCCTCGCCGAGCGTGGCATCGATCCCGCGCCGCTCGAGGCGCAAGCGCGGGTGCGGCGCGAGCGGGGCGAGACCGTCGTGCTGGTCGGCGTCGACGGCGCAGCGGCCGGCGTCGTGGCGCTCGCCGATCCCGTGAAGCCGACCACGCCCGACGCGCTGGCCCGCCTGCGCGCCGACGGCCTCCGCATCGTGATGCTGACCGGCGACGCCGAGGCGACGGCGAGGAACGTCGCCGCGCGACTCGGCATCACGGAGGTCATCGCGGGTGTTCTTCCCGACGGGAAGGCCGAGGCGATCCGGCGCCTGGCGGCCGACGGGCGGACGGTCGCCATGGCGGGCGACGGAATCAACGACGCGCCGGCGCTCGCCGCCGCCGCCGTCGGCATCGCCATGGGCACCGGCACCGACGTCGCGATCGAGAGCGCCGGGGTGACGCTCGTGCACGGCGATCTCCTCGGGATCGTGCGCGCCCGGCGCCTGGCCCAAGCGACCATGCGGAACATCCGCCAGAACCTCACGTTCGCGTTCGGCTACAACGCGCTCGCGATTCCGCTCGCGGCGGGTGTGCTGTATCCGCTGGTCGGGTGGCTCCTCTCCCCGATGATCGCGAGCGCCACCATGAGCCTGTCGTCGGTGTCGGTCATCGCGAACGCGCTGCGGCTGCGGCGAGTTGACCTTTGA
- a CDS encoding CoA transferase — protein MASGPLAHLRVVDLTDIRGAMAARLLGDLGADVVKVEPPEGDPGRGRGPFAGDVPDPDRALAFLYRNANKRGLRLDLATPAGRRELGALCTNADVLIENLGADGEARLGLTPDRVHAEHPHLVHVAIADCGLSGPRASWRLEALPAFAASGALFASGFPELPPCWLPGYLAHDSASLFAVVGALAAVLDRARHGRGQTVEVSVQEAGINALHPWSIPTADYARVYPSLPRLSVRNGAGAYTVLPAADGYIRALPASPRQWRAFVELVGVDALAGPEWERSVYRLANADVIRLLTEDALRGETRAQVHARARELDVPLVPLNRPEEFVLEQQTRHRRYFRPSGFPHLGDAPFASPPFNLSATPASVRRPAPVAGAAEGGFAPRTAEPSAGGTGPALAGLRVVDLGVGVAGPEVGYLLAELGAEVVKIESRANVDFLRRVTVEADAPDRSWTFNDASRGQRSVCLDLRTPRGRALALEICARADVVIENNRGGVAARWGLDYEDVRARRPDVIYYASQAFGRGGPLGEASAFGPLNSAFSGVTWLWNHPNAPYPAGCALNHPDHTAAKLATGVILAALEHRRRTGEGQRIEMSQAESAAYLMGEVYLQEACTGRRMEQVGNAAPYAAPHGVYPCAGTDRWVAIAIVSDDEWRRLRAALGWSDEPVLRTLEGRSAARATLDERLAAWTRERSAEDAAAHLQAAGVSAMPVQNGDDHRADVHLAARGAIVTVEHPEIGSERHSGNPIRPSLTPLTPAGRAPLLGEHTEDVLVRWLALSPDEARALVAEAVCR, from the coding sequence ATGGCGAGCGGTCCCCTGGCCCACCTGCGTGTCGTCGACCTGACCGACATCCGGGGGGCGATGGCGGCGCGCCTGCTCGGCGACCTCGGCGCCGACGTGGTGAAGGTGGAGCCGCCCGAGGGCGATCCGGGACGGGGGCGCGGCCCGTTCGCGGGCGACGTGCCCGATCCGGACCGCGCGCTCGCATTCCTGTATCGCAACGCGAACAAGCGCGGCCTGCGGCTCGATCTCGCGACGCCGGCGGGACGCCGCGAGCTCGGAGCCCTGTGCACGAACGCGGACGTGCTGATCGAGAACCTGGGTGCCGACGGCGAGGCGCGGCTCGGCCTCACGCCCGATCGCGTGCACGCGGAGCATCCGCATCTCGTGCATGTCGCGATCGCCGACTGCGGGCTCTCCGGTCCGCGCGCGTCGTGGCGCCTCGAGGCGCTGCCCGCGTTCGCGGCGTCGGGCGCGCTCTTCGCGTCGGGATTCCCCGAGCTGCCGCCGTGCTGGCTGCCGGGCTACCTCGCCCACGACAGCGCCTCGTTGTTCGCGGTCGTGGGGGCGCTCGCAGCCGTGCTCGACCGCGCGCGCCACGGGCGCGGGCAGACGGTCGAGGTGTCGGTGCAGGAGGCCGGGATCAACGCGCTCCATCCGTGGTCGATCCCGACCGCGGACTACGCGCGCGTCTATCCGAGCCTGCCGCGCCTCAGCGTGCGCAACGGCGCCGGCGCCTACACGGTGCTGCCGGCCGCCGACGGCTACATCCGGGCGCTGCCCGCGAGCCCGCGGCAGTGGCGCGCGTTCGTCGAGCTGGTCGGCGTCGATGCGCTGGCAGGACCCGAATGGGAGCGGTCCGTCTATCGGCTCGCGAACGCGGACGTGATCCGGCTCCTCACCGAGGACGCGCTCCGCGGCGAGACCCGCGCCCAGGTCCACGCACGCGCGCGGGAGCTCGACGTCCCGCTGGTGCCGCTCAACCGCCCCGAAGAGTTCGTCCTCGAGCAGCAGACGCGCCATCGCCGGTACTTTCGCCCCTCCGGGTTTCCCCATCTGGGCGACGCGCCGTTCGCGTCGCCGCCCTTCAACCTCTCCGCCACGCCGGCCTCGGTGCGGCGGCCCGCGCCGGTCGCCGGCGCGGCGGAGGGCGGCTTCGCGCCCCGCACGGCGGAGCCATCCGCCGGCGGCACGGGGCCCGCGCTCGCCGGTCTGCGCGTCGTCGACCTCGGCGTCGGGGTCGCGGGGCCCGAGGTCGGCTATCTCCTCGCCGAGCTCGGCGCGGAGGTCGTGAAGATCGAGTCGCGCGCCAACGTCGACTTCCTTCGCCGCGTGACGGTCGAGGCGGACGCGCCGGATCGCTCGTGGACGTTCAACGATGCGTCGCGCGGCCAGCGCAGCGTCTGCCTCGATCTGCGGACCCCGCGCGGCCGTGCCCTGGCGCTCGAAATCTGCGCGCGGGCCGACGTGGTCATCGAGAACAATCGCGGCGGCGTCGCCGCGCGCTGGGGGCTCGACTACGAGGACGTGCGCGCGCGCCGGCCGGACGTCATCTACTACGCGTCACAGGCGTTCGGACGCGGCGGACCGCTCGGCGAGGCGTCGGCCTTCGGCCCGCTCAACTCGGCGTTCTCCGGCGTCACCTGGCTCTGGAACCACCCGAACGCGCCGTATCCCGCCGGCTGCGCCTTGAATCATCCCGATCACACGGCAGCGAAGCTCGCGACCGGCGTCATCCTGGCGGCGCTCGAGCACCGGCGCCGCACCGGCGAGGGCCAGCGCATCGAGATGTCGCAGGCGGAATCGGCGGCCTACTTGATGGGCGAGGTCTACCTCCAGGAGGCGTGCACCGGACGGCGGATGGAGCAGGTGGGAAACGCCGCGCCGTACGCGGCGCCGCACGGTGTCTACCCGTGCGCGGGGACGGATCGCTGGGTGGCGATCGCGATCGTGTCGGACGACGAATGGCGGCGCCTCCGGGCGGCACTCGGCTGGAGCGACGAGCCGGTGCTGCGCACGCTCGAGGGGCGCTCGGCGGCGCGTGCGACGCTCGACGAGCGCCTGGCCGCGTGGACGCGCGAGCGGTCCGCCGAGGACGCCGCCGCGCATCTGCAGGCGGCGGGCGTCTCGGCGATGCCCGTGCAGAACGGCGACGATCACCGCGCCGACGTGCACCTCGCCGCGCGCGGCGCGATCGTGACCGTCGAGCATCCGGAGATCGGATCGGAGCGCCACAGCGGCAACCCGATCCGGCCGTCGCTCACGCCGCTCACGCCCGCAGGGCGCGCGCCGCTCCTCGGCGAGCACACCGAGGACGTGCTCGTCCGCTGGCTCGCGCTTTCGCCGGACGAAGCGCGCGCGCTCGTCGCCGAGGCCGTCTGCCGCTGA
- a CDS encoding patatin-like phospholipase family protein, whose protein sequence is MAKRVFILGGGAALGAHQVGAMKYLAEQGITPDAFVASSIGVLNACVYASGGIPRLEDAWMHFRSIPRIVSPSLWHNPIFGLSLFSMDRLTSALEEYIDFPEVFASPLDMEFVVLNLSRGRGEMHAKSSCIDWRELRSLTRAGYAIPMLFPPIQYRGDWYVDGGFAWNIPLERAIQMGATEIFLLAPIASQLPYKARFSSFLDFLQRVLDVMWRTIGNMGYLYALMENGRFHGVPVTVIEPTEQWSGFGPLAVFQAYPRKNQTLMAHGYRDAKRVLADQRRLMPAQDYVLGRDRESGVGGTRDRYAAAGKAGAAHELRAKG, encoded by the coding sequence ATGGCGAAGCGCGTCTTCATCCTCGGCGGCGGCGCGGCGCTCGGCGCCCATCAGGTGGGTGCGATGAAGTACCTCGCCGAGCAGGGCATCACGCCGGACGCGTTCGTCGCGAGCTCGATCGGCGTCCTCAACGCCTGCGTCTACGCGTCGGGCGGCATCCCGCGTCTGGAAGACGCGTGGATGCACTTCCGGTCGATCCCGCGCATCGTCTCACCGAGCCTGTGGCACAACCCCATCTTCGGCCTGTCGCTCTTCTCGATGGATCGCCTCACGTCGGCCCTCGAGGAGTACATCGACTTCCCCGAGGTGTTCGCGAGCCCGCTCGACATGGAGTTCGTGGTGCTGAACCTGTCGCGCGGACGCGGCGAGATGCACGCCAAGAGCTCGTGCATCGACTGGCGGGAGCTGCGCTCGCTCACGCGCGCGGGCTACGCCATTCCCATGCTGTTCCCGCCCATCCAGTACCGCGGCGACTGGTACGTCGACGGCGGCTTCGCGTGGAACATCCCGCTCGAGCGCGCGATCCAGATGGGGGCGACGGAGATCTTCCTGCTGGCGCCGATCGCGAGCCAGCTTCCGTACAAGGCGCGCTTCAGCTCGTTCCTCGACTTCCTGCAGCGCGTCCTCGACGTCATGTGGCGGACGATCGGGAACATGGGCTACCTCTACGCGCTCATGGAGAACGGCAGGTTCCACGGCGTCCCGGTGACGGTCATCGAGCCGACCGAGCAGTGGAGCGGCTTCGGGCCGCTCGCCGTCTTCCAGGCGTACCCCCGCAAGAACCAGACGCTCATGGCGCACGGCTATCGTGACGCGAAGCGCGTGCTCGCCGACCAGCGCCGCCTCATGCCGGCCCAAGACTACGTCTTGGGCCGGGACCGAGAGTCGGGCGTCGGGGGCACGCGCGACCGGTATGCCGCGGCCGGCAAAGCCGGCGCGGCACACGAGCTACGCGCGAAGGGTTGA
- the hisS gene encoding histidine--tRNA ligase — protein MAKLAAPSGFRDFLPDQFRKRQELVRRIRETYESFGFEGMDTPAMESLRVFLGKAGGENEKLMFHVLKRGAELERALAKGGEELSDMALRFDLTVPLARYYATHRGELPAVFKRYQCGPVWRAERAQHGRFREFVQCDVDVLGSSSMAVEAEVVLATTTALAALGFSGLTVRLNSRPLLSLLVRSAGVGDEHLGAAVIGIDKLDKESPAAVKEELTGKGISEKVASSLLDLHARSRGGRDEALLADVEARAGKAAAPHVAQLREILALTPPLPAGRLAFDPFLARGMDYYTGPIFEVAAEGVPFSLAGGGRFDDLIERLAGAKVPACGFSIGFERVFMLMEERGMFGGGSRGADVLVVVPAAEATAGAIRLGAELRQAGLRVDVFPHAAKLGAQFELAEKKGIPLAVVADAAKLGSGTLEVRDLATRTSTPVARAELAGWIRARRATHA, from the coding sequence ATGGCCAAGCTCGCCGCCCCGAGCGGGTTCCGCGACTTCCTGCCGGACCAGTTCCGCAAGCGGCAGGAGCTCGTCCGGCGCATCCGCGAAACCTACGAGTCGTTCGGGTTCGAGGGCATGGACACGCCGGCGATGGAGAGCCTGCGCGTCTTCCTCGGCAAGGCCGGCGGCGAGAACGAGAAGCTCATGTTCCACGTCTTGAAGCGCGGCGCGGAGCTGGAGCGCGCGCTCGCGAAGGGTGGCGAGGAGCTCTCGGACATGGCGCTCCGCTTCGACCTCACGGTGCCGCTCGCCCGCTACTACGCGACCCACCGCGGCGAGCTGCCCGCGGTCTTCAAGCGCTACCAGTGCGGGCCGGTGTGGCGCGCCGAGCGCGCCCAGCACGGCCGCTTTCGCGAGTTCGTCCAGTGCGACGTCGACGTGCTCGGCTCGTCGTCGATGGCGGTCGAGGCCGAGGTCGTCCTCGCGACCACGACCGCGCTCGCCGCGCTCGGCTTCTCGGGTCTCACGGTGCGCCTCAACTCGCGCCCGCTCCTCTCGCTCCTCGTACGCAGCGCCGGGGTGGGGGACGAGCATCTCGGCGCCGCCGTCATCGGGATCGACAAGCTCGACAAGGAGAGCCCGGCGGCGGTGAAGGAGGAGCTGACCGGCAAGGGCATTTCCGAGAAGGTCGCGTCGAGCCTGCTCGACCTGCACGCGCGCTCGCGGGGCGGGAGGGACGAGGCCTTGCTCGCAGACGTCGAGGCGCGCGCCGGCAAGGCGGCGGCGCCGCACGTGGCACAGCTCCGCGAGATCCTCGCGCTGACGCCGCCGCTCCCTGCCGGTCGGCTCGCGTTCGATCCATTCCTGGCGCGCGGCATGGACTACTACACCGGCCCCATCTTCGAGGTCGCGGCCGAGGGCGTTCCCTTCAGCCTCGCGGGCGGCGGCCGCTTCGACGATCTGATCGAGCGCCTGGCGGGGGCGAAGGTGCCGGCGTGCGGCTTCTCGATCGGCTTCGAGCGCGTCTTCATGCTCATGGAGGAGCGCGGGATGTTCGGCGGCGGGAGCCGTGGCGCCGACGTGCTCGTCGTCGTGCCCGCGGCGGAGGCGACCGCCGGGGCCATCCGTCTGGGAGCCGAGCTCCGGCAGGCGGGGCTTCGCGTCGACGTGTTTCCGCACGCGGCGAAGCTCGGCGCGCAGTTCGAGCTGGCGGAGAAGAAGGGCATCCCACTCGCCGTGGTGGCCGACGCGGCGAAGCTCGGGAGCGGGACGCTCGAGGTGCGCGACCTCGCAACCCGCACCAGCACGCCCGTCGCGCGCGCCGAGCTCGCCGGGTGGATCCGGGCGCGTCGCGCGACGCACGCGTAG
- a CDS encoding inorganic pyrophosphatase gives MTLRLQAHPWHGISRGDEAPAIMNVFIEIVPSDTVKYEIDKATGHLKLDRPQQFSNVCPAPYGFVPRTWCKERVGALASRRTGRSGIVGDGDPLDICVLTERPITHGAILVRARPIGGFLLLDRGEADDKILAVLADDAAYGGFRDLPDVPSALVDRLRHYFLTYKDIPDPSAPRRCEITHVYGVAAAHEVIGASIADYEAGFSSR, from the coding sequence ATGACGCTACGGCTCCAGGCCCATCCGTGGCACGGCATCTCGCGTGGCGACGAGGCGCCGGCGATCATGAACGTGTTCATCGAGATCGTGCCCTCGGACACGGTCAAGTACGAGATCGACAAGGCGACGGGACACCTGAAGCTCGATCGCCCGCAGCAGTTCTCGAACGTCTGCCCGGCGCCGTACGGCTTCGTGCCGCGGACGTGGTGCAAGGAGCGCGTCGGCGCGCTCGCCTCGCGGCGTACCGGCCGCAGCGGCATCGTCGGCGACGGCGACCCGCTCGACATCTGCGTGCTGACCGAGCGCCCGATCACGCACGGCGCGATTCTGGTCCGCGCCCGCCCCATCGGCGGGTTCCTGCTGCTCGATCGCGGCGAGGCCGACGACAAGATCCTCGCCGTGCTCGCCGACGACGCTGCGTACGGCGGCTTCCGCGACCTGCCCGACGTGCCGTCGGCGCTCGTCGACCGGCTGCGGCACTACTTCCTCACCTACAAGGACATCCCCGACCCGAGCGCCCCGAGGCGCTGCGAGATCACCCACGTCTATGGGGTGGCAGCGGCGCACGAGGTCATCGGGGCTTCGATCGCTGACTACGAGGCGGGGTTCTCGAGCCGCTGA
- a CDS encoding sensor histidine kinase has translation MLRLGSLLALVVATLFLPFQYLYYDNDPHFAHRIVAHTTHAAIALVGLLVSYLPSARRWADTCALLMVIAMGGNLLAYFAATSGYPPLVSNVLSLLLFGAAVICSWSPRRTAAVGSLFALGFLLVGLLTHRQDLGEERFVFSNGVLLFATIIAALCANIMEAARSGIERRERELEGLSNRLMSVQEEERRRLSRELHDGVGQELTAVVAYLRAIERHLPEEDGAVRTEVAEARGLAAKTLAEIRELSQLLRPSLLDDWGLVPSLEAQVKSFKTHRDLDVRFVANEMPRLPTEVETAVYRIVQEALTNVAKHARATSVRVSLTHETDGIHLDVSDNGIGYPRNGARPGGPGLGLVSIRERVRALGGRVTLTSDHGAQLSVVLPLP, from the coding sequence ATGCTCCGCCTGGGCTCGCTTCTGGCGCTCGTGGTGGCGACCCTCTTCCTGCCGTTCCAGTACCTCTACTATGACAACGACCCGCACTTCGCGCACCGGATCGTGGCCCACACGACGCACGCCGCGATCGCGCTGGTCGGCCTGCTCGTCAGCTACCTGCCATCGGCGCGGCGCTGGGCGGACACCTGCGCGCTGCTGATGGTGATCGCCATGGGCGGGAACCTCCTCGCCTACTTCGCCGCCACGTCCGGCTATCCCCCGCTCGTCTCGAACGTCCTCTCGTTGCTCCTCTTCGGCGCCGCAGTGATCTGCTCGTGGAGCCCACGCCGCACCGCCGCCGTCGGCAGTCTGTTCGCGCTCGGGTTCCTGCTGGTGGGACTTCTCACGCACCGGCAAGATCTCGGCGAGGAGCGGTTCGTGTTCTCGAACGGCGTCCTGCTCTTCGCCACCATCATCGCGGCGCTGTGCGCCAACATCATGGAAGCGGCGCGCTCGGGCATCGAGCGGCGCGAGCGGGAGCTCGAAGGCCTTTCGAACCGTCTCATGTCCGTGCAGGAGGAGGAGCGGCGCCGGCTCTCGCGCGAGCTGCACGACGGCGTGGGCCAGGAGCTGACGGCCGTCGTGGCGTATCTGCGGGCGATCGAGCGCCATCTGCCCGAGGAAGACGGCGCCGTGCGGACCGAGGTCGCGGAGGCGCGCGGGCTCGCGGCCAAGACGCTGGCCGAGATCCGCGAGCTGTCACAGCTCCTGCGTCCTTCGCTGCTCGACGACTGGGGGCTCGTGCCGTCGCTCGAAGCGCAGGTGAAGTCGTTCAAGACCCATCGCGACCTCGACGTGCGGTTCGTCGCGAACGAGATGCCGCGGCTACCGACGGAGGTCGAGACCGCCGTGTATCGCATCGTGCAGGAGGCGTTGACGAACGTCGCCAAGCACGCGCGCGCGACCAGCGTCCGCGTGTCGCTCACGCACGAGACCGACGGCATCCACCTCGACGTCAGCGACAACGGCATCGGCTACCCGCGCAACGGCGCCCGCCCCGGCGGGCCCGGCCTCGGTCTCGTCAGCATCCGGGAGCGCGTGCGCGCCCTCGGCGGCCGCGTCACCCTCACCTCCGACCACGGCGCGCAGCTCTCGGTCGTCCTGCCCCTCCCCTAG
- a CDS encoding CoA transferase: MRDVLSGVRVLEVADWGFVPSAATVLGDWGAEIIKVEHPRFGDPIRGLITAGLVPGASGRNFLVEHLGRNKRSVGIDLAHADGRALLDRLLPTADVFLTSFLDDARERLRITYDDVRRVNPRIVYARGNGQGRRGPDARRGGYDGVSFWARGGIADRLSTPGRPPVQQRPAFGDFIGGMSIAGGIAAALFQRERTGEGIEVDVSLLGTAMWVLSPDITATYMYGRMLPTAGEMPAPPNPLVGTYPCADGKALVLMMLQAERFWPLFAATIGRQDLLERYPTAAARAEQATAIRVELSETFATRPRAEWETILRASECIWGPFQTPADLADDPQVQANGYLLEVETSEGPVRLCANPVQFGGEPPRVRSAAPDAGAHTEEVLLELGCDWAEIGRLKDAGVIS, from the coding sequence GTGCGCGACGTGCTGTCGGGGGTGCGCGTCCTCGAGGTGGCCGACTGGGGCTTCGTGCCCTCGGCGGCGACCGTGCTCGGCGACTGGGGTGCGGAGATCATCAAGGTGGAGCACCCGCGCTTCGGCGATCCGATCCGCGGGCTCATCACCGCGGGGCTCGTGCCTGGCGCGTCGGGACGCAACTTCCTCGTCGAGCACCTGGGTCGCAACAAGCGCAGCGTCGGCATCGACCTCGCGCACGCCGACGGTCGGGCGCTGCTCGATCGCCTGCTCCCGACCGCCGACGTCTTCCTGACGAGCTTCCTCGACGACGCGCGCGAGCGGCTGCGCATCACCTACGACGACGTGCGCCGCGTGAATCCCCGCATCGTCTACGCGCGCGGCAACGGCCAGGGGCGCCGCGGTCCGGACGCGCGGCGTGGCGGCTACGACGGCGTCTCGTTCTGGGCACGCGGCGGGATCGCCGACCGCCTCTCCACGCCCGGGCGACCGCCGGTCCAGCAACGACCGGCGTTCGGCGACTTCATCGGCGGCATGTCGATCGCCGGCGGCATCGCCGCCGCGCTGTTCCAGCGCGAGCGCACCGGCGAGGGCATCGAGGTGGACGTCTCGCTGCTCGGGACGGCGATGTGGGTGCTCTCGCCCGACATCACCGCCACCTACATGTACGGCCGGATGCTGCCGACGGCCGGCGAGATGCCGGCGCCGCCGAATCCCCTCGTCGGTACCTACCCGTGTGCCGACGGCAAGGCCCTGGTCCTGATGATGCTCCAGGCCGAGCGCTTCTGGCCGCTGTTCGCCGCCACGATCGGCCGGCAGGACCTCCTCGAGCGCTATCCGACGGCCGCCGCCCGCGCCGAGCAGGCGACCGCCATCCGCGTCGAGCTGTCGGAGACGTTCGCCACCAGGCCCCGCGCCGAGTGGGAGACGATCCTGCGCGCGTCCGAATGCATCTGGGGACCGTTCCAGACGCCCGCCGATCTCGCCGACGACCCGCAGGTGCAGGCGAACGGCTATCTCCTCGAGGTCGAGACCTCCGAGGGGCCCGTGCGCCTGTGCGCGAATCCCGTCCAGTTCGGCGGCGAGCCGCCGCGGGTGCGCAGTGCCGCGCCCGATGCCGGCGCGCACACCGAGGAGGTGCTGCTCGAGCTCGGCTGCGACTGGGCGGAGATCGGGCGCCTCAAGGACGCCGGGGTGATCTCCTGA